The following nucleotide sequence is from uncultured Draconibacterium sp..
CGCGAGAATAACACCAATATTATTCCCCGCGGAGCAGGTACTTCGTTGGCAGGACAGGTAGTTGGAAACGGAATTGTAGTTGACGTTTCGAAATACATGAACAAGATCGTAGAATTCAACAAAGAAAAAAACTATGTGATTGTTGAACCCGGTGTTGTATTGGCAGAGCTAAACCTGTTTTTAGCGAAACACGGTATGCAGTTTGGGCCGGAAACATCAACCGCCAACCGATGTGTTATTGGTGGTATGCTGGGAAATAATTCATGCGGTTTGCACTCGTTGGTTTATGGTAGTGTGCGCCAGCACGTATTGGAAATTGGTGCCATTTTAAGCGACGGCTCCGAAACCACATTTAAGGAATTAAGCAAAGAAGAATTCCAGGATAAAATAAATGGAAATCCGAATCAGCAGGAAAAAGCCATTTACTCGAATATTAACGATCTGCTTTCCGATAAACAAAATCGGGATGAGATTCTAAAGAACTTTCCTGACCCCAAATTAACCCGTCGAAATATGGGGTATGCCATCGATGAGTTGATGTATGCCGATCCTTTTACCAAAGGTGGAGGTAAATTCAACTTTTGTAAACTTTTGGCAGGTTCTGAAGGAACGTTGGCATTCTCTACCCGGATAAAACTAAATGTAATTCCACTGCCTCCAAAATATAAAGGATTGGTTTGTGCGCATTTTGAAACGCTGGAGGAATCGTTGCATGCCAATTTAATTGCCTTAAAATACAAACCAACGGCCATTGAATTAATGGACGATCCGGTGATGCAGGCAGCTAAACAAAACATTGAACAGGCCAAAAACCGCTTTTTTGTAAAAGGCGATCCGGGTGCGATGCTGATGATCGAATTTTCGTTTGAAACCGAAAAAGAATTAACAGCTACAGCTGCGGCACTCGAAAAGGAATTAAAAGAAGCAGGTTTGGGCTATCATTATCCGCTGGTAACCGGTGCCGATAAAATAAAACGTGTGTGGTCGTTGCGTACGGCCGGACTGGGGCTTTTGGCCAATATTCCGGGCGACAGAAAAGGAGTACCCGGAATTGAAGATACTGCTGTTCATCCGGAACACCTGCCCGACTACGTGGCTGATATAAAAGTTGTTTTGAAAAAACTGGGATTAGACAGCGTGTTTTATGCCCACATTGCCACTGGTGAAATTCACTTTCGTCCGCTCATTAATTTTAAAGATCCAAAAGATGTAGAGATCTTTGAAACCTTAATGAACGAAGTGGCGGCGCTGGTAAAAAAATACCGTGGCTCGATGAGTGGTGAGCATGGCGATGGAAGAGCACGTGGAAAATTCATTCCGTTTATGCTGGGTGACCAATGCTACGAAATGGTAAAAGCCGTGAAAAAAGCCTGGGACCCGGATAACATTTTTAATCCCGGAAAAATCGTAAATACGCCACCCATTACCGAAAGCCTGCGCGTAATTCCCGGCAAAGCTATTCCCGAAACAGATACACACTTTGATTTCTCGAAAAACAAAGGTTATTTCCGAAGTATCGAAAAATGTAACGGTTCGGGCGACTGCCGCAAAAGTGAAGTTATTGGCGGCACCCTCTGCCCTACTTTTATGGCTACCCGCGACGAAGACAAAAGCACCCGCGGACGTGCCAATATTCTGCGCGAATTCCTTTACAACAACGAGAAAAAGAACCTGTTCGACCACCAGGAGATATACGATATTTTAAGTCTCTGCATCTCGTGTAAGGCCTGTAAAAGCGAGTGCCCGAGTAATGTGGATATGGCCAAATTAAAAGCCGAATTCCTGCAAAATTATTACGATTTGCATGGCGTTCCGATGCGCTCGCGATTAATTGGTTACCTGCCGCGTTTAAACAAACTGGCGATGGTTTTCCGCCCCATCTCAAACTTTATGATGAGCACGTCGCTATTAAAAAGTGCGATTGGGTTCTCAACTAAACGTACACTCCCGGCATTGTCGAAAATTACTTTAAACCGCTGGATTGAAAACGGAGTTCCCTTACCGGAGCAAGAAACGAAGGGCAAAATTTACCTTTTTAACGATGAGTTTACCAATTACAACGAAAGCGATATTGGTATTAAAGCCATTCTGTTGCTAACCAAACTGGGTTACGAAGTTAAAATTCCGCAAACCAAAGAAAGCGGAAGAACATTCCTGTCGAAAGGTATGGTGCGGACTTCGAAAAAAGTGGCCGCCGAAAATATAAACCTGTTAAAAGACATTATCACCGACGAAACACCACTGGTTGGCATTGAGCCTTCTGCAATTCTGGCTTTCCGCGATGAATACCCTGATTTAGTAGAAAAAGACTTGCAACCGGCTGCTGAAAAACTGGCAAAAAATGCACTTCTTTTTGAAGAATTTATTGCTGCTGAAATTGAAAAAGGCAACATAACAGAAGAAGCTTTTAACACTGAAGAACAACATATTCTACTGCACGGACACTGCCAGCAAAAAGCCGTGGCATCAACCGAACCATCGAAAAAAATGTTGTCGCTGCCCAAAAACTATTTTGTAAAAGAAATTCCGTCAGGCTGTTGTGGTATGGCGGGTTCATTCGGCTACGAAAAAGAACATTACGAACTTTCGATGCAAATTGGTGAGTTGGTACTTTTCCCTGCAGTTCGAAAGGCTAATGACGACTATCTAATTTCTGCTCCGGGAACTTCGTGTCGACATCATATTAAAGATGGAACAGGGAAAAAAGCTTTGCACCCGGTGGAAGTTTTGTATGAAGCACTGATATAGTTTTAGTATAACTGTTCAATAAGTTATTTTCGATTTC
It contains:
- a CDS encoding FAD-linked oxidase C-terminal domain-containing protein — protein: MTTTNKFIQLKAQLEGDLYFDNVQRVLYSTDASQYKEMPLAVTKPKNKKDIKKIIAFARENNTNIIPRGAGTSLAGQVVGNGIVVDVSKYMNKIVEFNKEKNYVIVEPGVVLAELNLFLAKHGMQFGPETSTANRCVIGGMLGNNSCGLHSLVYGSVRQHVLEIGAILSDGSETTFKELSKEEFQDKINGNPNQQEKAIYSNINDLLSDKQNRDEILKNFPDPKLTRRNMGYAIDELMYADPFTKGGGKFNFCKLLAGSEGTLAFSTRIKLNVIPLPPKYKGLVCAHFETLEESLHANLIALKYKPTAIELMDDPVMQAAKQNIEQAKNRFFVKGDPGAMLMIEFSFETEKELTATAAALEKELKEAGLGYHYPLVTGADKIKRVWSLRTAGLGLLANIPGDRKGVPGIEDTAVHPEHLPDYVADIKVVLKKLGLDSVFYAHIATGEIHFRPLINFKDPKDVEIFETLMNEVAALVKKYRGSMSGEHGDGRARGKFIPFMLGDQCYEMVKAVKKAWDPDNIFNPGKIVNTPPITESLRVIPGKAIPETDTHFDFSKNKGYFRSIEKCNGSGDCRKSEVIGGTLCPTFMATRDEDKSTRGRANILREFLYNNEKKNLFDHQEIYDILSLCISCKACKSECPSNVDMAKLKAEFLQNYYDLHGVPMRSRLIGYLPRLNKLAMVFRPISNFMMSTSLLKSAIGFSTKRTLPALSKITLNRWIENGVPLPEQETKGKIYLFNDEFTNYNESDIGIKAILLLTKLGYEVKIPQTKESGRTFLSKGMVRTSKKVAAENINLLKDIITDETPLVGIEPSAILAFRDEYPDLVEKDLQPAAEKLAKNALLFEEFIAAEIEKGNITEEAFNTEEQHILLHGHCQQKAVASTEPSKKMLSLPKNYFVKEIPSGCCGMAGSFGYEKEHYELSMQIGELVLFPAVRKANDDYLISAPGTSCRHHIKDGTGKKALHPVEVLYEALI